One part of the Populus alba chromosome 18, ASM523922v2, whole genome shotgun sequence genome encodes these proteins:
- the LOC118051236 gene encoding uncharacterized protein At2g34160, protein MEGITEGVTNLNITTAADSGNNKKNRIQVSNTKKPLFFYVNLAKRYMQQHNEVELSALGMAIATVVTIAEILKNNGLAVEKKIMTSTVDMREETGGRPVPKAKIEILLGKTEKFDELMAAAAAEEAADAEEQS, encoded by the exons ATGGAAGGAATCACAGAGGGTGTTACCAACTTAAACATCACAACAGCAGCAGATTCAGGCAATAACAAGAAGAACCGAATCCAAGTTTCTAACACCAAAAAACCTCTTTTCTTCTACGTTAATCTCGCCAAG AGGTACATGCAACAGCACAATGAAGTGGAGCTCTCTGCTCTTGGGATGG CTATAGCCACTGTTGTTACCATTGCTGAGATCTTGAAGAATAATGGACTTGCTGTTGAGAAAA AGATCATGACTTCCACGGTTGACATGAGGGAAGAAACAGGAGGGCGTCCTGTTCCGAAAGCTAAG ATTGAAATATTGCTAGGCAAGACAGAAAAGTTTGATGAGTTGATGGCTGCCGCTGCTGCAGAGGAAGCAGCAGATGCAGAGGAGCAGAGCTGA